From the Scophthalmus maximus strain ysfricsl-2021 chromosome 11, ASM2237912v1, whole genome shotgun sequence genome, one window contains:
- the im:7138535 gene encoding protein FAM98A isoform X1 — translation MERSIATASAIKALGYPGGRCLAECRCDELPCPLLTWLSAELRTTGPPLRESVGTGNVLLVGELRDLLSDMCSPLTELTSEVLEPSVLNKVTEFLVSELQAARVIKHKELHPEENTTGGESEKDQRVEDASRELTEFCEEHEDDDASDKDRRNAEMQAEWILVLRCLDMDASSQFADVLSEVESRLARLPCGGMMDPLLNTSLSSEQWMQVKEINQLLSKDYRCRCQMMIKRFQVTLESFAWGEKQKERSEALASVPPLASLAVSSRVSLSLLLAARQDQSIIEPIKAGTSTAVYKTRMGGVPDRGGRPGEIEPPMPTWGERSTKGNRWGRGSGHKHQKHKSSDKRGKKE, via the exons ATGGAGAGGAGCATAGCCACAGCGTCCGCCATCAAAGCGCTCGG GTACCCGGGCGGCCGCTGCCTGGCCGAGTGTCGGTGTGACGAGCTGCCCTGTCCGCTGCTCACCTGGCTGTCGGCCGAGCTGAGGACCACCGGCCCGCCGCTGCGAG AGTCCGTTGGAACAGGCAACGTCTTGCTGGTTGGAGAGCTGAGAGATTTACTATCAGACATGTGCTCTCCGCTCACTGAGCTGACCTCAGAGGTGCTGGAGCCGTCCGTCCTCAACAAAGTCACTG AGTTCCTTGTGTCAGAATTGCAAGCAGCTCGCGTGATAAAGCATAAGGAATTGCATCCTGAGGAGAATACGACAGGGGGGGAATCTGAAAAAGATCAGCGAGTGGAGGATGCCAGCCGTGAACTCACTGAGTTTtgtgaggaacatgaagatgatgatgctTCTGACAAAGACAGGAGGAATGCTGAGATGCAGGCAGAATGGATATTGGTGTTGCGCTGCCTTGACATGGACGCCTCCTCCCAGTTTGCAGATGTGTTGAGTGAG GTGGAGTCCAGGCTTGCCCGTCTGCCATGTGGAGGCATGATGGACCCTCTTCTTAACACCAGCCTCAGCTCAGAGCAGTGG ATGCAAGTAAAAGAGATCAATCAACTTCTCTCAAAGGATTATCGGTGTCGGTGCCAAATGATGATCAAACGCTTTCAGGTTACACTTGAGTCTTTTGCttggggagaaaaacaaaag GAGCGCAGTGAAGCGCTTGCCTCAGTGCCTCCTCTTGCATCCCTTGCCGTCTCCTCCCGAGTGTCCCTGTCTCTTCTGCTTGCTGCCAGACAGGATCAGTCCATCATTGAACCAATCAAGGCAGGAACAAGCACAGCCGTGTACAAG ACACGGATGGGCGGCGTACCTGACAGAGGAGGACGGCCAGGGGAAATTGAGCCGCCTATGCCAACGTGGGGAGAGCGAAGTACGAAAGGAAACCGATGGGGACGCGGAAGCGGACACAAACATCAAAAGCATAAATCATCAgacaagagagggaaaaaagagtaA
- the im:7138535 gene encoding protein FAM98A isoform X2 has translation MCSPLTELTSEVLEPSVLNKVTEFLVSELQAARVIKHKELHPEENTTGGESEKDQRVEDASRELTEFCEEHEDDDASDKDRRNAEMQAEWILVLRCLDMDASSQFADVLSEVESRLARLPCGGMMDPLLNTSLSSEQWMQVKEINQLLSKDYRCRCQMMIKRFQVTLESFAWGEKQKERSEALASVPPLASLAVSSRVSLSLLLAARQDQSIIEPIKAGTSTAVYKTRMGGVPDRGGRPGEIEPPMPTWGERSTKGNRWGRGSGHKHQKHKSSDKRGKKE, from the exons ATGTGCTCTCCGCTCACTGAGCTGACCTCAGAGGTGCTGGAGCCGTCCGTCCTCAACAAAGTCACTG AGTTCCTTGTGTCAGAATTGCAAGCAGCTCGCGTGATAAAGCATAAGGAATTGCATCCTGAGGAGAATACGACAGGGGGGGAATCTGAAAAAGATCAGCGAGTGGAGGATGCCAGCCGTGAACTCACTGAGTTTtgtgaggaacatgaagatgatgatgctTCTGACAAAGACAGGAGGAATGCTGAGATGCAGGCAGAATGGATATTGGTGTTGCGCTGCCTTGACATGGACGCCTCCTCCCAGTTTGCAGATGTGTTGAGTGAG GTGGAGTCCAGGCTTGCCCGTCTGCCATGTGGAGGCATGATGGACCCTCTTCTTAACACCAGCCTCAGCTCAGAGCAGTGG ATGCAAGTAAAAGAGATCAATCAACTTCTCTCAAAGGATTATCGGTGTCGGTGCCAAATGATGATCAAACGCTTTCAGGTTACACTTGAGTCTTTTGCttggggagaaaaacaaaag GAGCGCAGTGAAGCGCTTGCCTCAGTGCCTCCTCTTGCATCCCTTGCCGTCTCCTCCCGAGTGTCCCTGTCTCTTCTGCTTGCTGCCAGACAGGATCAGTCCATCATTGAACCAATCAAGGCAGGAACAAGCACAGCCGTGTACAAG ACACGGATGGGCGGCGTACCTGACAGAGGAGGACGGCCAGGGGAAATTGAGCCGCCTATGCCAACGTGGGGAGAGCGAAGTACGAAAGGAAACCGATGGGGACGCGGAAGCGGACACAAACATCAAAAGCATAAATCATCAgacaagagagggaaaaaagagtaA
- the chchd2 gene encoding coiled-coil-helix-coiled-coil-helix domain-containing protein 2 gives MPRGSRSRSSRMSPPASRAPPPRPMARAAPPPSYAPAPMQASPSAVGAPAAAPRQPGMFAQMATTAAGVAVGSAVGHTIGHALSGGFGGGNSESAKPDVTYQEPYQAQPVYQQQPQQPYMYQQEAPQQQQQACSYELKQFIECAQTQSDLKLCEGFSEVLKQCKFGNGLS, from the exons atgccAAGAGGAAGCAGAAGCCGTTCATCCAGGATGTCCCCTCCTGCCAG CCGGGCACCACCACCACGGCCGATGGCCAGGGCTGCACCCCCTCCCTCCTATGCCCCGGCTCCAATGCAGGCGTCTCCGTCTGCTGTGGGTGCCCCGGCCGCGGCACCCAGGCAGCCGGGTATGTTTGCCCAGATGGCGACCACAGCCGCCGGTGTGGCAGTGGGCTCTGCGGTGGGACACACCATCGGCCACGCCCTCAGCGGAGGCTTCGGTGGAGGAAACTCTGAGTCTGCCAAGCCTGACGTCACATACCAG GAGCCGTACCAGGCTCAGCCCGTGtaccagcagcagccgcagcagccgtACATGTACCAGCAGGAGgcacctcagcagcagcagcaggcctgcTCCTACGAGCTGAAGCAGTTCATCGAGTGTGCCCAAACCCAGAGCGACCTCAAACTCTGCGAGGGATTCAGTGAAGTGCTCAAACAGTGCAAGTTCGGCAACG GTTTGTCATAa